In a single window of the Anguilla rostrata isolate EN2019 chromosome 6, ASM1855537v3, whole genome shotgun sequence genome:
- the myct1a gene encoding LOW QUALITY PROTEIN: myc target protein 1 homolog (The sequence of the model RefSeq protein was modified relative to this genomic sequence to represent the inferred CDS: deleted 1 base in 1 codon): MAENDTDAILDVLKEFDTGRLILAFCLSMVVGLLIGSLIYAVMTWMSRRRATASITRRPHRQSRQPRSSAHGLLHSRSSAFSRSSGGGVGGFDRRSNNSLTGAALSFHRQASLDLADPPGRKNSFRASTFHPLLQCSQIAREAEEGGGQSTLPRGSPPPPTAGGPSGNATANANAAVATSTPSRPDSFWSNSSLRGFHATQTPPPAYESVIRAFQETCT; encoded by the exons ggcgcCTGATCCTGGCGTTCTGCCTGTCCATGGTGGTGGGGCTCCTGATCGGCAGCCTGATCTACGCGGTGATGACGTGGATGTCGCGGCGGAGGGCGACGGCCAGCATCACCCGCCGCCCGCACCGCCAGTCCCGCCAGCCGCGCTCCTCCGCCCACGGCCTCCTGCACAGCCGCTCCTCGGCCTTCAGccgcagcagcggcggcggcgtcggcggCTTCGATCGCCGTAGCAACAACAGCCTGACGGGCGCGGCCCTGAGCTTCCACCGGCAGGCCTCGCTGGACCTGGCCGACCCGCCGGGCCGGAAGAACAGCTTCCGCGCCTCCACCTTCCACCCGCTGCTCCAGTGCAGCCAGATCGCCcgggaggcggaggaggggggcgggcagaGCACGCTGCCCCGCggctccccacca ccccccaccgccggcGGCCCGTCCGGCAACGCcaccgctaacgctaacgccgCCGTGGCGACGTCCACCCCGTCCCGCCCGGACTCCTTCTGGAGCAACAGCAGCCTGCGGGGGTTCCACGCCACGCAGACCCCACCGCCGGCCTACGAGAGCGTGATCCGGGCCTTCCAGGAGACCTGCACCTGA